The Lonchura striata isolate bLonStr1 chromosome 33, bLonStr1.mat, whole genome shotgun sequence genomic interval TTTTTTGAGCCAGCTCAAGATTATTGAAAAATTAACTGTGGGAgagatgccagcagctctagATTGTCTTTGAACCCACAGTCATTAAGGGCCTGGAGGAAAAGGTGCATAACTCTCAAATTACTGTGAAAACTAATAAGTTGTGTTGGTTTGTCTTGTTCTAAAGCTGATAGATGAGGAATGTAAACGAATTAACAATCAGCTCCAGAGAATTCAACAAACCCAAGTCTTGTTTTTCTATCCCTCTGCTTGGTGGAATTTTGTACACAGGAGAGTGTGACAACTCAAAATGGGGAAACAAGCCTCTGATAGCGGTCCTTGGAATACTGGAATTAAACCCACTCCACATTAACTCCCTGGCAGGAAGCAAACTCTTATCAGAAGACTGGGTGGCCACAGGGGCCTTCAATCCCAAATGGGGGTGCTGCTTTGGGGCACACACCCCACACTAGGCACAATTCTCCTGGTGAGACCTTGCAGTGTCAGAGGGGAGGATCTGAGCAGGACCCAGGGCTTTACTGCTGTCCTGTAATTTGTGTGACCAGTTTATAGCTACAAGAACTCTACTCATCACCTTCTGAAAGGTGTCTGTTTTCTGTGCTCTGAGAACTGTACCAGAACTGCTTTCTGTAACCACAGAACCACACAGGAGCTTCTCTTTGCTTCCTGCACTTGGCAGCATTCACAAACTTTACCTGAATTTCTTCTTTCATCAGGTATGAAAGACCgacttcctcctcctcttcaccTTCCCCCAAATCTGAAGCtccatcatcttcatcatcttcctcTTCATATTCTCCTGGAGGCCCAGCTTCAttctcatcatcatcatcatcttcatcccCTTCTGCAGTGAAGGACACACATAAAAGATCAGAAGCTCAGTTCCATTCACTCCTCTCTGAGTATTGCAGGCTGGGCTGGTCCTAAtagtttttttcctgaaggatttggggattttaattttttttctaaatccaGGCAACACACAGGAAATGACCATGATTGTAACCAGGttaaattttgtcttttttttttctcttaagaaAGACTCCCAAGTATTTTTCCATCACAAGCTTCAGACAAAACTCTTGATGTCTGAAGCAGCTACAAATACAAACTCCTGCCATCCCTTAAGGATTGCAACCAAGTTGGGACCAAAAGGAACTAGGTGTGCTTTTGGAACTAAAATTTGTATGATACTGAAGCAGGGGCCTGAAACCATTACAAAAGCCTGTAAGATtgtaattttttattcaaaatagtGTGCATGTCCCCTTGCTCTGTATCCCTCAGTGGCACAAAGGGCTTTACTGTTGGCAACAAGAATATTTGTGTCTTTGCAGAAGTATCTTTAGTCCAATTCCCTTAAGCCCAGGTGGCTTCTGCAGGCCTGGAATCTTGTTTTTGCTCTGTATCAGTGCATTAATACCAAACACACTCTGGACTCTGCTCTTCAGGAGCACGAGCAGCATTGTGTACTCAGAAAAACTCCACACTACATAGAGATCTTTATTCCAGCATCCCATTCCTGCCCCCAGTTTTTGTTTCAGGAAGttaccatcatcatcatcttctgAGTCTGGTGCCTCGTTGTCCTCCTGATCAAACCCATCCAGGTATGTgatctgctggagcagctcaaaGATGCTGTCCCTGTAGTCCTCAAGGTTTGTAATCTCACAGTTGAACAGGTCAAGACTCTTCAAATTCTTCAGATTTTGctgtaaataaatgaaaagggTTCCAGATACAGCAGGCTCACAACCCAAGAATAACAGAATTTACTTTGTAATCATCCCTCGTTTCTAGTCAGAATTTTTCTCCCTCAAAGTTCAGTCCAAgttgctggcagcagccaaaTCCCCAGGGAAGGCACTCGTGGGGAATAACTCCCACACCACAGTTTGATGAAAACTCCTCAGACAAACACACCTTAACAAACAAGCACAGGGGATTCAGCACGACACACCTCAGCCACTTTTTCTTCAAAGACACAACAAGCCAAACCATCTCTGATTTGGGACATCCCATTCCTGCCACATTTTCCAGCAGTGGGGTTACACATGCTGTCCTATAACCATGGCACCTGTGAGTCCATCAAACCGGGCCGACCACGAGACTGATGAACATTTGTACAAATCCATTGCAAAAAATATTAAGGGTTCTTGCCAAAAATTAGTGCTTATTACATCTCCTCAGAGCTCCTCCCACTTCATACTTACAAGAGCTTCCACAGTGCCAAGATCTTTGATTTTGTTGCCACTTAAATTTAGATATGTGAGATTAGGACATCTCTCTGCAAGGACCTCCAGGCCTCCGGAAATGACGTTGTCGCTCAACTCCAgctattttacagaaaaaaaggaattaataaaTAGATTTTCAGCCTTAGATTCAGCTGCATCACTGTTAATTGTTGTCCTTTTAAGAATGGAATCACTTTTAAAGATTCGCCCAAGGTAACAAGCTTTGGCTGTCAAAAAGTTCCTTTAAGTTGAGAATTATAAACTGCTCCTTAGAGTCTCATGGGTTTGGGCACCTCAGTTTTAAACTACCAGGACTGGAGTTCACTGCCAGCATTGAGTGACCCAAAAGCCTCCTACCAAGGCACCCTGTTCAGCTGGACCTTCACAATGTCCAAGCAGTTACTGCCCCAAGAGTCGCTGACCAAACCCAACTCGCCATAATTAActggaaacacccaaaacaATTCCAgttcttaaaaatacatttcagagGCCCACAAAACACCTTCAGCACTACACGAGTCCAACCACGAGTGCTGAAAAGTGCCACCACAGCTTGTCACCCCTGCCGGTGCCATCCCAAAGCgctggcagccaggagataCCCACCTTTCGGAGCTTACTCAACGTGGGGAGTTTGGCCAGCGACGTCAGCTCAACATTGGCCATGCTGAGAAACTGGAGCTCCTTAAATGAGTCATTGAGCCCTTCGATCTCCCCGTTGCTGGACCGGCAGTTATCGAGCACCAACTCTGTCACCTGCAAACAGGCCAGCGAGGCACATGTGGGTGTCACAGCAGTGAACTCCCACACTCACCTGAAAGCCACCCCAGGGACTGGGCAGTGGCTGCAGCTTTGGGCCTTCATTTAAAATCAGACCAGATTTCTGCCCTGAAATCACCAACACCTCATTTAAAATCACCCacctaatttaaaaattatgcagCAGTTTCCCGTCCTCTAAAGCACAAGTTAAACTCTGCAAAGACTGCCACCTGAGCCCAAAACTCCATCGACAGAGTACACTGGTACTCTGCTCCCCACAGAAGCACTGTAGCCAACCAACAGCTGGCTTCTCCTTCTTTAACTGTGCATAACCAAACTCATAAAACCAGTTTCTCTCTGAACCTAAAACCTGACTCCAGATTATTTTCCCAGAGAGTCCTATTAATGGAACCCAAATAAATAACTTCCTTGTGCCCAAGCCACTCAATAATCAATACAGGTCACATACTTGGAGAAGCAACAACAAGAAGCAgccaattaattttaaattattttatccaGAGTGGA includes:
- the ANP32E gene encoding acidic leucine-rich nuclear phosphoprotein 32 family member E isoform X2, translating into MEMKKRINLELRNRAPEKVTELVLDNCRSSNGEIEGLNDSFKELQFLSMANVELTSLAKLPTLSKLRKLELSDNVISGGLEVLAERCPNLTYLNLSGNKIKDLGTVEALQNLKNLKSLDLFNCEITNLEDYRDSIFELLQQITYLDGFDQEDNEAPDSEDDDDEGDEDDDDDENEAGPPGEYEEEDDEDDGASDLGEGEEEEEVGLSYLMKEEIQDEEDDDDYVEGGDEEEEGVRGEKRKREPEDEGEEEED
- the ANP32E gene encoding acidic leucine-rich nuclear phosphoprotein 32 family member E isoform X1, coding for MEMKKRINLELRNRAPEKVTELVLDNCRSSNGEIEGLNDSFKELQFLSMANVELTSLAKLPTLSKLRKLELSDNVISGGLEVLAERCPNLTYLNLSGNKIKDLGTVEALQNLKNLKSLDLFNCEITNLEDYRDSIFELLQQITYLDGFDQEDNEAPDSEDDDDEGDEDDDDDENEAGPPGEYEEEDDEDDGASDLGEGEEEEEVGLSYLMKEEIQDEEDDDDYVEGGDEEEAEGVRGEKRKREPEDEGEEEED